The following proteins come from a genomic window of Chryseobacterium glaciei:
- a CDS encoding ABC transporter substrate-binding protein — translation MKAKILLLITFFTLIACKREQKKSPSESVSISNLVQYDEKNDALHLKSGNFTYDLKKNQIPFKKIILLNASMAGYISELGAENLIIGVSSPEYIYSDKIQNLIKEGKIQNVGSDQKYDVEKIISLKPDAIFTNYIASFDNAYQLLKNNGIQVIFLDEYMEQKPLEKTAYLKLFGKLFGKDKEAETKYVEIEKNYNELKQLALKAQSKPIVLANEMYGDIWYLPGGKTSVANFISDANAEYILKNNTDEKALTMSFEEVFAKSNTVQYWVNAGNHTSKKEMLSLNPFYGKLNVFNKGKIYGVIGKERQKANDFFESGIVRADLVLKDYIKIFHPELLPDYQLTYMKELQ, via the coding sequence ATGAAAGCAAAAATTTTACTGTTAATCACGTTTTTCACGCTAATCGCCTGTAAAAGAGAGCAAAAAAAATCACCTTCAGAATCGGTTTCTATCTCGAATTTGGTTCAGTATGATGAGAAGAATGATGCTTTGCACTTAAAATCGGGAAATTTCACTTATGATTTAAAGAAAAATCAGATTCCTTTCAAGAAAATTATCTTACTGAATGCAAGTATGGCAGGATATATTTCCGAATTGGGAGCAGAGAATTTGATTATCGGGGTCTCAAGTCCGGAATATATTTATTCTGATAAAATTCAAAATTTAATTAAAGAAGGAAAAATTCAGAATGTAGGAAGTGATCAGAAATATGATGTTGAAAAAATCATTTCATTAAAACCTGATGCGATTTTCACTAACTATATTGCAAGTTTTGACAATGCTTATCAATTATTAAAAAACAACGGAATTCAGGTGATTTTCCTTGATGAATACATGGAGCAGAAGCCATTGGAAAAAACAGCTTATTTAAAACTTTTCGGAAAACTTTTCGGGAAAGATAAAGAAGCAGAAACAAAGTATGTTGAAATTGAGAAAAATTATAATGAATTAAAACAATTGGCTTTAAAAGCTCAATCAAAACCTATTGTTTTAGCAAATGAAATGTATGGCGATATCTGGTATCTTCCGGGTGGTAAAACTTCTGTAGCAAACTTTATTTCAGATGCCAATGCAGAATATATTTTAAAAAATAATACGGACGAAAAAGCGTTAACAATGAGCTTTGAAGAAGTTTTTGCAAAATCTAACACAGTTCAATATTGGGTAAACGCTGGAAATCATACTTCAAAAAAAGAAATGCTTAGCCTGAATCCTTTTTATGGAAAATTAAATGTTTTCAACAAAGGAAAAATCTACGGAGTTATAGGAAAAGAAAGACAAAAAGCCAATGATTTTTTTGAAAGCGGAATTGTAAGAGCCGATCTTGTTCTTAAAGATTATATTAAAATTTTCCACCCGGAGCTTCTTCCGGATTATCAGTTGACTTATATGAAAGAATTGCAATAA